A region of the Leptospira venezuelensis genome:
CTTTCTACCCAACCGATGGAATCATCGCATCGAACTTTTACCCAATTTGTTCCGCCTTCACCCGGATAATCGCCTGGGTGTTGGTATTTCGGATCTTCGCTTAAAATCGTAACCACGGAATTAAACGGAATTTGTCGGTAGATTTTTGAATCTTCAATCGGTTTTTCAAAGAGCGAGATACCAGATTTAGCACCGACCCTTTTCTTCATTCCTAAGATCCAACGATAAGAAGATAAATAGATCTCCTGACCGCCTAGTAAAACTTTATAATAATATCTAAAATCGGTTGAGTTAGGACCCGGCTCTGCTTTTAGCAATTCTCCATTAGCGTCCGTTAGGAACATTAATCTTCGTCTGCCTTCGAAAAACTTTTCCGTAATTTCTGACGTATTCGGATCATATATAAAAAATGAAGCATCCTCCATATAAATAACCGGGCAAGAATTTGAATCCCTACAATCGTCGTATTTTTTACAATTCGAAATGATTAAAATTATAGAAAGGAAAAAGACATTCAGAAAAGCTATAGTAAACTTAGTAAAACTCATAACTGATTGATAAAAGCTATGGAAAATTTTTTTCAACCTTGTACTCCCTACTTAAGCTCGTAAGTAATTTACTTTAAAATTATCAAGTTTCACAAGATTATGCATCAATATATTTATCATATATATTTATTTAAACAGAGCTTCCATAAAGTTAAAAATATTCGAAACAGTGATAATTGCCCATCATTACTAAGAATCTATAATTTTTATCCTAAACCAGTTTAACGTTATTTTATGAAAGTAGAGACATTTTTACCTAGTAAGAATTTACAGCCATATATACGTCACTTCCTAATCATAGAAAGTGTTAGCGGCATGCAGAATAAAATTCTACCCGGATCTTCTTTGGTTCTATCCTTTAGAATTAATGGGAAGATCAGCCATAAGGAAGAGAATAAAGACAAAATACTGCCCCCTTCCGGGATAACTGGGCTTAGACGGTTTCCTAGACTGATAGAATATTCAAAAAAATCTTCTACTCTATTGGTAATTTTTAAAGAAGGTGGAGCTTCTAGTTTTATTAGGGAACCGCTCCACCATCTATTCGAAACGAATCTTTCTTTGGATCATTTGATCTCTCCCCAAAAGGTCTCAGAGATAGAAGAGAAACTTTTTCAGACAAAAACATATTTAGAAAAAATCTCGGTACTAGAAAAATTTCTCGCCTCGGAATGGATAGGAAACAAGTCAGATAATTTAATTTTAGATTCGATTCAAAAAATCAGAAGATTTAAAGGAAATCTAAAAATCAGAGATATACTCAAAGGAATGCCGATCAGCAGAGATTCTTATGAAAAAAGATTTAGAGAATCGATCGGAACCAGCCCTAAACAATTTTCTAATCTGGTAAGGATGAGAAACCTAATAGATTCATATTCGCTCAATACATCCCTTACGCAAGCCGCTCAGGAAGCTGGATATTTCGATCAAGCTCATTTTATCAAAGATTTCAAAACATTTACTGGGCAAACTCCGAAACAATTCTTCAAACTTTCCACCCCATATTGGTAAAATTCTGAATTTTTACAATTTTTGGTCTTGCGAATCGCTTATTCTATCTCCGAAAGGAGAGCAAGAACATGCAAAAAGTTTTAATAGATACATTCATAGTTCCTAAAAAGGCAGAGGAAGAATTCTTTATTCGAGTAAAAGTAAATCGAAATCTGATCAAAACTCTTCCGGGCTTTATCCAAGATTCTGCTTATATCAGAGAAATA
Encoded here:
- a CDS encoding helix-turn-helix transcriptional regulator is translated as MKVETFLPSKNLQPYIRHFLIIESVSGMQNKILPGSSLVLSFRINGKISHKEENKDKILPPSGITGLRRFPRLIEYSKKSSTLLVIFKEGGASSFIREPLHHLFETNLSLDHLISPQKVSEIEEKLFQTKTYLEKISVLEKFLASEWIGNKSDNLILDSIQKIRRFKGNLKIRDILKGMPISRDSYEKRFRESIGTSPKQFSNLVRMRNLIDSYSLNTSLTQAAQEAGYFDQAHFIKDFKTFTGQTPKQFFKLSTPYW